One window from the genome of Actinoplanes teichomyceticus ATCC 31121 encodes:
- the cobA gene encoding uroporphyrinogen-III C-methyltransferase yields the protein MSLYPLALRLEGRRVLVVGGGSVATRRVPALIAAGARVDIVSPELTPALRAHVDAGRASWTPRRFVPGDVAGAWLVHVAVDDPEAAAQVSVAADEARVFCVRADDRDAATAWTPAVTRHGQVTVAVTDGGDRRRAMAVRDLVAHALEAAPPASPEFSGVALVGAGPGDPELITVKGRRLLAAADVVVADRLVPGMLLGELRPEVELIDAAKIPYGPSAAQEEINRILVDRALRGRFVVRLKGGDNFVFGRGGEEALACARAGVPVVVVPGVTSSIAAPALAGIPVTHRGVAHEFTVVSGHIPPDHADSLVDWPALARLRGTLVVLMGLKNLPKIAERLIAEGRAATTPVAVVQEGSTAHQRSLRGTLGTVAEQVSAAGIRPPAVVVIGDVVTVGEGFAPAGG from the coding sequence ATGAGCCTCTACCCCTTGGCCCTCCGCCTGGAGGGCCGCCGTGTGCTGGTGGTCGGCGGCGGCTCGGTGGCCACCCGGCGGGTGCCCGCGCTGATCGCGGCCGGCGCCCGGGTGGACATCGTCTCGCCCGAGCTGACGCCGGCGCTGCGGGCCCACGTGGACGCCGGCCGGGCGAGCTGGACGCCACGGCGCTTCGTGCCCGGCGACGTGGCGGGCGCCTGGCTGGTGCACGTCGCGGTCGACGATCCGGAGGCGGCGGCGCAGGTCAGCGTCGCCGCGGACGAGGCGCGCGTCTTCTGCGTACGGGCCGACGACCGCGACGCCGCGACCGCGTGGACGCCCGCGGTGACCCGGCACGGCCAGGTGACCGTGGCGGTGACCGACGGTGGCGACCGGCGCCGCGCGATGGCGGTCCGTGACCTGGTGGCGCACGCGCTGGAGGCCGCGCCCCCGGCGTCGCCGGAGTTCTCCGGCGTCGCGCTGGTCGGCGCCGGCCCCGGCGACCCGGAGCTGATCACGGTGAAGGGGCGCCGGCTGCTGGCCGCCGCCGACGTGGTGGTCGCCGACCGGCTGGTCCCCGGGATGCTGCTCGGCGAGCTGCGCCCGGAGGTGGAGCTGATCGACGCCGCCAAGATCCCGTACGGGCCGTCGGCCGCGCAGGAGGAGATCAACCGGATCCTGGTCGACCGCGCCCTGCGGGGCAGGTTCGTGGTCCGGCTCAAGGGCGGCGACAACTTCGTCTTCGGCCGCGGCGGCGAGGAGGCGCTGGCCTGTGCCCGGGCCGGCGTCCCGGTCGTGGTCGTGCCCGGGGTGACCAGCTCGATCGCGGCGCCCGCGCTGGCCGGCATCCCGGTCACCCATCGCGGGGTGGCGCACGAGTTCACCGTGGTCTCCGGGCACATCCCGCCGGACCACGCGGACTCGCTGGTCGACTGGCCGGCGCTGGCCCGGCTGCGGGGCACGCTGGTGGTGCTGATGGGGCTGAAGAACCTGCCGAAGATCGCGGAACGGCTGATCGCCGAAGGGCGGGCCGCGACGACGCCGGTCGCGGTGGTCCAGGAGGGCTCCACGGCGCATCAGCGGTCGCTGCGCGGCACCCTGGGCACGGTGGCCGAGCAGGTGTCGGCGGCCGGGATCCGCCCGCCGGCGGTGGTGGTGATCGGTGACGTGGTCACGGTCGGCGAGGGGTTCGCGCCGGCCGGGGGCTGA